In Bradyrhizobium manausense, the sequence GGGCAAGGCGCATCTCGATCTGATGGAGGCGCTGCGGCTGATGGGCCTCGACGAAGCGGCCTGCCGCAGCATCGGCATCGATATCTACAAGGTCGGCATGGTCTGGCCGCTGGCGCTGCACGACGCGATGGACTTTGTGAAGGGCAAACGCGAGATCCTCGTGGTTGAGGAAAAGCGCGGCATCATCGAAAGTCAGTTCAAGGAGTACTTTTACGATTATCCCGGCAGCAAGCCCGAGCGCATGGTCGGCAAGCATGACGAAACCGGCGCGCGGCTGATCTCCTGGATCGGCGAATTGTCGCCGCGCGCTCTCGCCTCGGTGTTGGCCCGACGGCTCGATCCGATGTTCCCGGGCCTCAATCTCACTGCGCGTGCAGCCGCGTTGTTGCCGGAAGCCGAGCGCACCATCAATGTCAGCGGCGCGACGCGCACGCCCTATTTCTGCTCGGGGTGTCCGCACAATAGTTCGACGAAGGTGCCCGAAGGCTCGAAAGCGTTGGCCGGCATCGGCTGCCATTTCATGGCGAGCTGGATGGACCGCGAAACATCCTCGCTGATCCAGATGGGCGGCGAAGGGGTAAACTGGGCGGCTTCGTCGCGCTTCACAGGCAACAAGCACATCTTCCAGAACCTCGGCGAAGGCACGTATTACCATTCCGGCTCGATGGCGATCAGGCAGGCGATCGCGGCCAAGGCCAATATCACCTACAAGATCCTGTTCAACGACGCCGTCGCCATGACCGGCGGCCAGCCGGTCGACGGCCCCGTCAGCGTGCATGCCATCGCACACAGCGTCCGCGCCGAGGGCGTAGCGCGCATCGCGCTGGTGTCGGATGATCCCGCGCAATTCCTGCCGGCGGATTTGCCCATTGGCGTCACCATCCATCCGCGCGAGGAGATGGACGCCGTGCAGCGCGAACTGCGCGACGTCAGCGGCGTCTCGGTGCTGATCTATCAGCAGACATGTGCCACCGAAAAGAGGCGCCGGCGCAAGCGCGGACAGATGGCCGATCCCAAACGCTTTGCGTACATCAACGACCTCGTCTGCGAAGGCTGCGGCGATTGCTCGGTCGAGTCCAATTGCCTCAGCGTCGAGCCGAAGGAGACGCCGTTCGGCCGCAAGCGGAAAATCAACCTGTCCGCCTGCAACAAAGACTTCTCCTGCCTCAATGGCTTCTGCCCGAGCTTTGTCACCGTTGAAGGCGCGACGCGTCGCAAGAAGAACGCAAGCGAGATCGATGCGACTGGCCGTGCCGCCACGCTGCCCCTTCCCGCACCTGCAACGCTCGAGCGTCCCTATGATCTGCTCGTGACCGGCGTCGGCGGCACCGGCGTGATCACCGTCGGCGCGTTGATCGGCATGGCCGCGCATCTCGAACGCTGCGGTGTCTCGGTGCTGGACTTTACCGGCTTTGCGCAGAAATTCGGTCCGGTGCTGAGCTACATCCGCCTCGCATCAGGTCCCGATGCGCTGCATCAAGTCCGCATCGACCAGGGCGCGGCCGATGCGCTGATCGGCTGTGATCTCGTCGTCAGCTCTTCTGCAAAGGCGTCCGGCACCTATCGGCGTGGCACGCGCGCGGCCATCAACACCGCGGAGATGCCAACCGGCGACGTCGTCCGCTTCCGTGATGCCGATCTCGCCTCCCCTGCCAGACTGCGTGCGATCCGGCAGGTCATCGGCAATGACAATCTCGACAGTATCAACGCAAACGAACTGGCCGAACGTCTGCTCGGCGACGCCGTCTATGCCAACATCATCATGCTCGGCTTTGCATGGCAACGCGGGCTGGTGCCGGTCTCGCTGCAATCGTTGCTCCGCGCGATCGATCTCAACGGGATAGCGGTCGAGCGCAACAAGCAGGCTTTTGCATGGGGCCGCATCGCCGCTGAAGATCCGGACTTTTTGCCCGGTGTTGCCGCGACGCCGAAGGCCGAGACGCTCGACCAAATCATCAACCGCCGTGCCGAATTCCTCGTCGCCTATCAGGACGAGGCCTACGCGGCTCGCTATCGGGCGCTCGTCGCCAAAGTTCGCGGTGCCGAAGTTGCCCTCAACAGCGAGACGCTCACCGAGGCGGTCGCGCGTGCCCTGTTCAAGCTGATGGCCTACAAGGACGAATACGAAGTCGCGCGCCTGCACATGCAGAGCGGCTTCCGCGATGAGCTGAAGCGCGAGTTCGAGGACGGCTTCAGTCTCCGATATCACATGGCCCCACCGTTCCTGCCGTCCGACCGGGACGCACGCGGCCGCCCGCGCAAACGCGCTTTTGGCCAGTGGATCCAGATGCCGCTCGCGGTCCTTGCACGACTGAAGGTGTTGCGCGGAACGCCGTTCGATCCGTTCGGTACCACCGCTGAACGTCGCGCCGAGCGGGAGCTGATTGCGTGGTACGAAGGCATCATCGCGCAAATGCTTGTTAAGCTCGACAAGGCGCATCTGCCAGATCTCGTCGCCATCGCCAAAGCGCCGATGGAGATCCGCGGTTACGGGCCGGTGAAGGACATCGCGATCGCGAAAGTGAAGCCCGAGGTGGAGCGGCTGTTCGCTGCTCTCACCACACCTGCGCCGGCAAAGATACACGCCACCGGTTGACGCGACGCCGCGGAGGCTTCAGCCTTGCGGATCGAACAGGCTCCCTCGGGGAGCCCTGCAATCGGGTGGCGCATCATGGACTTTGACCAGACGACCCTGACCCAGGCGGCAGCCGAGCTGGCGGCCGGAAAAATCACGAGCCACGCTCTCACCTCCGAGGCGCTCGCCCGCGCCAAGGCCAAGACCGACCTCAACGCCTTCGTCACCCTGGACGAAGAGGGGGCTCTGAAGGCCGCTGTGGCGTTCGATGCGCAGGGTGCAGGCGCGGGGAACAAGCCGCTCGGCGGCGTTCCCATCGTGATCAAGGATAACATCGAGGTTGCCGGCCTGCCCTGCACCGCCGGAACGCCGGGGCTGAAGAGCTTCATTCCGAGCGTTGACGCGCCTGTCGTGGCGAAGCTGCGCGCCGCGGGCGCCGTCATCATCGGCAAGACCAACATGCACGAGCTTGCCTTCGGCATCTCCGGCTACAACACCGCATTCAAGACCGGCGCCGAATTCGGCGTGCGCAACGCCTATGACCGAACACTGATCGCCGGCGGCTCCTCGTCCGGAACGGGGGCCGCGATCGGCGCCCGGATCGTGGCCGGCGGGCTCGGCACCGACACCGGCGGATCGGTGCGCGTCCCCGGCGCGCTGAATGGTTGCGCCTCGCTGCGGCCGACCGTCGGCCGTTATCCGCAAGCCGGCATCGCGCCGATCTCGCATACCCGCGACACCGCAGGCCCGATGGCAGCTATCATGGCGGACGTCGCCCTGCTCGACCGCGTTATCGCGGGTGGTGATGCGATCATGCCAACCGATCTCGGGCAGGTTCGTCTCGGCCTCGTGAAGAGCATGCTGGCGAATCTCGACACAGATACGGAAGCCGCGTTCCACGCCGCGCTCACCCGATTGAAGGCGCAGGGCGTGATCGTGGTCGACATCGAGATGCCGGAGCTCGCCGCCCTCAACGGCCAGGTCGGATTTCCGGTCGCGCTGTTTGAGGCCCATGACGACATGGTCGCTTATCTCGAACGGACCGGCACAGGCGTGACGATCGAGGCGATGGTCGCGCAAATCGCGAGCCCCGACGTCAAGGGCACCTATGAGGGCCTGGTTCTGCCGCGCAAATTGCCCGCGCCCGATGGCAGCTTTGTCGATGCGAAGCCGCTTTACGACCATGCGATCAACGTCGCGAGGCCCGCACTTCAGACGCTCTACGAGCAGACTTTTACAAGCAACAGGATCGACGCCGTCGTCTTTCCGACCACGCCGCAAGTTGCGATTGCTTCCAATCCGGAGTCGAGCAGCCTCGAGAATTTCGGACTGTTCATCCAGAACACCGATCCCGGCAGCAATGCCGGCATTCCCGGGATTCAGATTCCGATTGGATCGGGTGAGACCAGCAAGCTTCCAATCGGGCTCGAACTGGACGGACCAGCGGGGAGTGATGAACGGTTGCTTGCGATTGGCGTAGCGCTTGATGGCGTGTTCGGACGATTACCGCCGCCGCGCTAATGCTCTCGCAGGGTCGGTCTCACGAATACGGATTGATCAGCTTCTGCTGCTCGGCGCTGTGATGCACCAGCATGTCGATGAAGGTTCTCACCTTCGCCGACAGATGATGGCGATGCGGGTAGACCGCGTTCATCGACATCTCGACCGGCCGATATTCCGGCAGCAGCCGCACCAGCCGGCCGGCATCGAGATCCTCGCTCACCAGGAAGCCAGCCGCCAAACTGACGCCTGCGCCTTGCAATGTCGCCTCGCGCAGGGCTTCGCCGCTGTTGGTGATCAGATTGCCCGAGATACGTACCGAGGCTGGCGTTCCCTTGCGATCGAAGAAGCGCCATTCATCGAAGGGGTAGTTGATGTGGCGCACGCAATTATGGCCGGCAAGCTCTTCGAGCGTCTGCACGCGCCCATGCGCCTCGATATAGGAATGCGAACAGCACAGCACGTGCCGCCAGGTCGCAAGGCTCCGCACGATCAGGCTCGAGTCGGGCGGCGCCACCATGCGCAATGCGAGATCAAAACCGTCTTCGATCAGGTCGACATTGGACTCGCCCATGCGCAGGTCGACCTTGACCTCCGGATAGGTCGTAAGGAATTCGACCATCACGGGCGCCACGAACGAAACCATGTGGGTGGCCGTGTGGATACGCAGCGTGCCGCGCGGCGCCGATTGCAGCGCGCCGGCAATGTCGTCGGCCTGTTCGAGATCCGCAAGAATCTGGGTCGAGCGGTCGTAGTAGGCCTTGCCGATTTCGGTGAGGCTCACTTTTCGCGTCGTGCGGTTGAGCAACCGCACGCCAAGCCGGTCCTCCAGGGCCTGGACGTGGTTGCTTACCATGGTCGTCGACATATTGAGACGACGGGCAGCGGCCGAGAAACCCCCGCTTTCGACCACGCGGACGAAGGCCGTGAGGCTGGTGAAGCGGTCCATGGCTTAAGGCTCCGATTATCCGCTATTGCTGGATAATGCTTCCATCAATTCAGGGATTATCACAGCGGCCGGGACAACGCATCTTGCGATGATCAAGCGCGCTCTGCTCGAAACAGGCGCATGGGAATTCCGAGGGCGTCATGTCGAATGCAGCTTATACCACTGAAACAACTGATAAAATCAGCTTGAAGCCGTCCCGGCAGGCGATCAAGCGGGCGGCCTTGGGGCTGGCACTGGCCCTCGGCGTCGCCGCTGCCGGCGACTTTGGCTACAATTACCTGACCACCGGCCGTTACCTGGAAACGACCGATGACGCTTATGTGAAGGCGGATTCCACCATCATCGCACCGAAGGTGTCGGGCTACATCGCCCGGGTGCTGGTCGGCGACAACGAAAAGGTCCGGGCGGGCCAGGTGCTCGCCAGGATCGACGACCGCGATTTCAAGGCCGCTCTCGGCCAGGCTCGCGCCGACGTCGCCGCAGCCGAAGCCTCGGTCCGCAACCTCGATGCCCAGCTCGAGCTGCAACAGCCGATCATCGCGCAGAGCACGGCCGACGTCGCGGCCGCCGATGCAAATCTGAAATTCGCGCAGGAAGAGCGCGCCCGGTACGACGAACTCATGAAGTCGGGCTCCGGCACGATCCAACGCGCGCAACAGACCGATGCGGCACTCCGCGCCAGCAACGCGCAATTGCAACACGCCAAGTCGGGCCTGGTGGCAGCCCAACGCAAGGTCGACGTGCTGACGACCCAGCGCGCCCAGGCCACAGCGCAACTCGATCGCGCCCGCGCTGTCGCCGACCAGGCCGAGCTGAACCTGTCCTATACGGAGATCACCGCGCCGGTGGACGGCACGGTCGGTGCCCGCAGCTTGCGCGTCGGTCAGTTCGTGCAGGCGGGCACGCAACTGATGGCGGTGGTTCCGCTCGACGCGGTCTACGTCGTCGCGAATTTCAAGGAGACCCAGCTCACGCATGTGCGCGCCGGCCAGCCGGTCGAGCTGCATGTCGACAGTTTTCGCAATCGCACGCTGCACGGCCATGTCGACAGCCTTTCGCCGGCCAGCGGACTTGAATTCGCGCTGCTGCCTCCCGACAATGCCACGGGTAACTTCACCAAGATCGTGCAGCGCGTTCCGGTGAAGATTGTGCTCGACGATCACAGCCTCACCGGTCTGTTGCGGCCCGGCATGTCGGCGGTTCCGACCGTTGATACCAAGGCGACCGTGGTGGCCGAGCGCGAGACCACCAAGCGCGTCGCCGACAACGCACCGCGTCCGAACGGGGGCTGACCTCGCGGAGGATCGCGGCAGGATTATCAAGTCCTGCCGGATGATCCTTCCCGGACTTCCCTGGTTACCGAAACCATCCGCCTGACGCATCCTGTCTCCGCATCAGAGACGAGGCTTCCATGAGTACGCTTCAACCGACCCTCAACGCCGCGTCCGCTGCCAATCTCCCCGCGCCGACGGCCGCACCCGCAGCGCCTGTCGTCTCCGCCAAGACCTGGATCGCCGTGATCGGCGCCACGCTCGGCGCCTTCATGGCGGTGCTGAACATCCAGATCGTCAACGCCTCGCTCGCCGACATCCAGGGCGCGATCGGCGCCGGCATCGACGATGGCGGCTGGATCTCGACCTCCTATCTCATTGCCGAGATCGTGGTGATCCCGCTGTCCGGCTGGCTCGCACAGGTGTTTTCGATCCGGATCTATCTGCTCACCAACGCGATCCTGTTCCTGGCTCTCTCCGCAGCCTGTGCGCTGGCGCAGGACCTGCCGCAGATGATCGTGCTGCGCGCCGTGCAGGGTTTTACCGGCGGCGTACTGATCCCGATGGCCTTCACGCTGATCATCACGCTGCTGCCGCGCGCCAAGCAACCGGTCGGTCTTGCGCTGTTCGCGCTGTCGGCGACGTTCGCGCCGGCGATCGGTCCGACCATCGGCGGCTATCTCACCGAAAATCTTGGCTGGCAGTACATTTTCTACGTCAACCTCGTGCCCGGCGCGATCATGGTCGGCATGCTCTGGTATGCGCTCGATGCCAAGCCGATGAAGCTGTCGCTGCTTCGCGAGGGCGACTGGGCCGGCATCATCACCATGGCAATCGGCCTCTCCGCGCTTCAGACCGTGCTGGAGGAAGGCAACAAGGATGACTGGTTCGGCTCGCCCTTCATCGTCAAGCTCAGCGTGATCGCGGCCGTGGCGTTGACTGCGTTCCTGATCATCGAGCTCACCGTGAAGAAGCCGCTGCTCAATTTGCGCCTGCTGGTCCGCCGCAATTTCGGCTTCGGCATGCTCGCCAATTTCCTGCTCGGCATCGCGCTGTACGGATCGGTGTTCATCCTGCCGCAATATCTGTCGCGCATCCAGGGCTACAATGCCGAGCAGATCGGCACCGTGCTGGCCTGGACCGGATTGCCGCAGCTGGTGCTGATCCCGCTGGTGCCGCGCCTGATGCAGAAGTTCGACGCGCGATTCATCATCGGCGTTGGCTTCGTGCTGTTCGCCGGCTCCAACTTCATGAACATATTCATGACCAGCGACTACGCCGCCGATCAGCTGTTATGGCCGAATGTCGTTCGCGCCGTCGGCCAGGCGCTGGTCATGGCGCCGCTGTCGGCGGTCGCGACATCGGGCATCGAGCCGGAGAACGCGGGCTCGGCCTCCGGCCTGTTCAACATGATGCGCAACCTCGGCGGCGCCGTCGGCATCGCGCTGCTGCAGACCGTGCTGACCAAGCGGGAGCAATATCACTCCAACGTGCTGATGCAGTCGGTCTCGGTGTTCGAGCAGGCCACCCGCACGCGGCTGGAGCAGCTCACGCAGTACTTCATCAATCACGGTGTGCTCGATCGTGCCGATGCGTCGCATCGTGCCTATGTCGCGATCGGTCATATCGTGCAGAAGCAGGCCTATATCCTCGCCTTCAGCGACACGTTCTACCTGCTCGGCGTAGCGCTGATCGTGGCCCTGATCGCCGTCCTGTTCCTGAAGAAAGCCGGCCACGCCTCGGCCGGCGGTGCACACTGACCTCAACCCAAGCAAAGGAGAACGACCATGAAGCCCCGCATGAATTTCTACCAAGCCGCCCCCGACACGATGAAGGCGCTGATGGCGCTGGAAGAGCAGATCCAGTCGACCGGCCTCGAGAAGTCGCTGATCGAGCTCGTCAAGATCCGCGCGTCGCAGATCAACGGCTGCGCCTTCTGCATCAACATGCACACCGAGGATGCCCGCAAGCGCGGCGAGACCGAGCAGCGCATCTACCTGCTCAACGCCTGGCGCGAATCCCCGCTCTATACCGATCGCGAGCGCGCCGCGCTGGCCTGGACCGAGTCGGTGACATTGATTGCGGAAACGCGCGCGCCGGACGATGCTTACGAGCAGGTCCGCGCCCAATTCTCCGATGCGGATACGGTGAACCTGACCGCACTGATCGGCGCCATCAATGCCTGGAATAGGCTCGCGATCGCGTTCCGTGCAGTTCATCCGGTGAAGGTGAAGGCGTCGGTGGCGTGAACCACGGGCAGTCTCGTAGGGTGGGCAAAGCGAAGCGTGCCCACCCTTGTCCGCGCATACGCGACGGAAGACGTGGGCACGGCGCAAGCGCGCCTTTTGCCCACCCTACGTTAGCGGAGTTCTTAACTTAAACCGCCGTTGCCTTGGCGAACTCGACGTAAATCTCGCGCAGCCGCGTTGCCATCGGACCGGGCTTGCCGTCGCCGACCTTTTTGCCGTCGATGGCGATCACCGGCTGCACGAACAGCGAAGCCGAGGTGGCGAACGCTTCCTTGGCTGCGAGCGCCTCTTCCACCGTGAAGGAACGCTCCTCGACGCGGAGCTGGCGCTCTTCGGCGAGCGCGACGACAGCCTTGCGGGTGCAGCCCGGCAGGATCGCATTCGAGTTCTTGCGGGTGACGATGACGTCGTCCTTGGTGAGGATAAAGGCCGAGGACGAGCCGCCCTCGGTGACGTAGCCGTCTTCCAGCATCCAGGCCTCGCCGGCGCCGGCCTCGGCCGCAGCTTGCTTCGCCAGCACCTGCGCCAGCAGCGCGACGCTCTTGATGTCGCGCCGTTCCCAGCGGATGTCAGGCACCGTGATCACGTTGATGCCGGTCTTGGCGGAAGCCGCGTTGATGATGTCCTTTTCGGAAGTGAACATCACCAGGCTCGATACGACGTCGCCCTTCGGGAAAGCGAAGTCGCGGCCCTTGTCGGCGCCGCGCGTGACCTGGAGATAGACGAGGCCGTTCGCGACCTTGTTACGGGCGATCAGCTCTTTCTGGATCTCGGTGATGCGCTCGACCGTCTCCGGCAGCCTGAGCTTGATCTCGCCGACCGAGCGCTCCAGCCGCGCCAGATGCGAGGCGTTGTCGACCAGCTTGCCGTCGAGCACGGCCGAGACCTCGTAGATGCCGTCGGCGAACAGGAAGCCGCGATCAAGCACCGAGATTTTCGCGTCCGAGAGCGGGACGAATGAGCCGTTGACGTAGGCGATCGAATCCAAGGCGGGTCTCCTGGCGGGAAAGGGATTAAAGGCGTTATACGCCAGTTGGGGGGAGCGATCACCCCTCGTTTCGTCATTCCGGGGCATTCGCAAAGCGAATGAGCCCGGAATCCATTTAACTCCGGATACTGCCGCCTGATGGATCCCAGGCTCGCGCTACGCGCGCCCCGGGATCATGGTGGGGTCAATGCGACAGGATCTTCGACAGGAACTTCTGAGCGCGGTCGCTGCGGGGCTTGCCGAAAAAGTCGTCCTTCAGCGCGTCCTCGACGATCTCGCCACGGTCCATGAAGATCACGCGGTTGGCGACCTTGCGGGCAAATCCCATCTCGTGGGTCACGACCATCATGGTCATGCCATCACGGGCGAGATCGACCATGACGTCGAGCACCTCGCTGATCATTTCAGGATCGAGCGCCGAGGTCGGCTCGTCGAACAGCATGGCGATCGGGTCCATGGCGAGCGCGCGAGCGATCGCGACGCGCTGCTGCTGGCCGCCGGACAGTTGCGCCGGAAATTTCTGCGCATGCTCCGTCAACCCGACGCGCTCGAGCAGCGCCATGCCCTTGATCTTTGCCTTGTCGTGTGCCCGGCCCAACACCTTCTCCTGGGCGAGGCAGAGATTGTCGATGATCCTGAGATGCGGGAACAACTCGAAATGCTGGAACACCATGCCGACGCGCGAACGCAGCTTCGGTAAATCGGTCTTGGGGTCGTTGACCTTGACGCCGTCGATGCTGATGTCGCCCTTCTGAAACGGCTCCAGCGCGTTGACGCATTTGATCAAGGTCGACTTGCCGGATCCTGAGGGACCGCACACCACCACCACCTCGCCCTTGGCAACGCTGGTGGTGCAATCGGTCAGCACCTGGAAGGTCGGGCTGTACCATTTATCGACGTGACTGATCTCGATCATGACGGGCCCTAGCGAAGGATGGCGATGCGCGCCTGCAGGCGACGGACGCCGAAGGACGCGATACAGGAAATGGTGAAGTAGACGACGGCCGCAAACAGGTACATCTCGACCAGACGACCGTCACGCTGCGCGACCTTGCTGGCCGCCCCGAGGAAATCGGTGATCGACAGCACGTAGACCAGCGAGGTGTCCTGGAACAGCACAATGGTCTGCGTGATCAGCACCGGCAGCATGTTGCGGAAGGCCTGTGGCAGCACGACATAGCGCATGGTCTGCGCGTAGGTCAGGCCGAGCGCGTTGGCCGCAGCCGGTTGTCCCCGCGAGATCGACTGGATGCCGGCACGCATGATCTCGGAGAAGTACGCGGCCTCGAACATGATGAAGGTGATGAGCGAGGATGCGAACGCGCCGACGCTGATGGGGCGCGAAGCCCCCGTCAGCCACTGCCCGATGTAAGGCACCAGGAAGTAGAACCAGAAGATCACCAGCACCAGCGGCAGCGAGCGCATGAAGTCGACATAGAGGCCGGCGATGCGTCCGAGCGTCTTGTAGCCGGAGAGCCGCATCAGCGCGATGGCCGTGCCGAAGATCAGGCCGCCGAGCGCGGACAACGCCGTCAGCAGGATCGTGAAGCTCATGCCCTCGTAAAACAGATAGGGCAGCGCGCGGATGATGACGTCGAAATCAAAATTGCTGAACATGGTGCTATTTCCCCGTGATGTAGCCGGGGATCGCGACGTAACGCTCGAGGAAGCGCATCGCAGTCACGACGACGGCGTTGACGAGGAGATAGAGCAGCGTTGCTGCGGTGAAGGCCTCGAACACCTGGAACGAAAATTCCTGCATCGAGCGCGCCTGTCCGGTCAGCTCCAGCAGGCCAATGGTGATGGCGACCGCGGTGTTCTTGATGGTGTTGAGGAACTCCGATGTCAGCGGGGGCAGGACGATGCGGAAGGCCATCGGCAGCAGCACGTAGCGATAGCCCTGCACCGTGGTCAGCCCGAGCGCGGTCGCGGCCATCTTTTGCCCTCGCGGCAAGGACCCAATGCCGGCTTGCAATTGCACCGCGACGCGCGCCGACATGAAGAAGCCGATGCCGATCGCCGCCGTCCAGAACGGAGCATTCGGCAATTGCTTCAGCCACAGGCCGGCAGACTTCGGCAGCAGCTCCGGCAGCACGAAGAACCACAGGAACAGCTGCACCAGCAGCGGCATGTTCCGGAAGAATTCGACGTAGCAGAAGCCGAACCAGGAGGCCGACTTCGACGGCAGCGTCCGCATCACGCCGACGATCGAGCCGGTGATCAGTGCGATGATCCAGGCCAACACCCCGGTTTCGAGGGTCAGCACCAGTCCCGACAGCAGCAGGTCGAGATAGGTGCCGGTCCCCATCGGGTTCGGCTGGAAAAAGATTCCCCAGTTCCAATGGTAGTTCACGTGTCCCCCGCGCGAACGCGCCAGTCAGAGATGTCCCGGCCCCTATGCAAATGTCCGGCCACTCTGGTGTCAAGAGTGGCCGGACATGATCCCGATCGAAAGATCAGGGTTGTAGCTTACTTGTAATCGTCCGGGTTCGGCGAGTCCGAGGGCTTGGCGAATTCGTGCTTCAGCTCAGCGGAGATCGGAGTGTTGAGATTCAGACCCTTCGGCGGGATCTTCTGGGTGAACCATTTGTCGTAGATCTTCTGGCCTTCACCCGAGGTGTAGAGCGCAGCGGTCGCGGCATCGACCACCTTCTTGAACGGCGCGTCGTCCTTGCGCAGCATGATGCCGTAGGGCTCGGGCTTGGAGAATGCATCCTTGGAGATGACGTAGTCCGACGGCGACTTCGATCCGGCGACGAGGCTCGCCAGCAGGATGTCGTCCATGACGAAGGCCACGGCGCGATCGGTCTCGACCATCAGGAAAGCTTCCGCATGGTCCTTGGCCGGGATGATGTTGGCGCCGAGCTTCTTCTCGACGTTGGCTTCGGTCAGTTGCTTGATGTTGGTGGTGCCGGCGGTGGAGACCACCGTCTTGCCCTTGAGGTCGTCGATCGATTTCAGGCCGCTTGCCTTCTTGAAGACGTAGCGGCTGGCGGTCAGGAAGTGGGTGTTGGTGAAGGCGACCTGCTTCTGGCGCTCGGCATTGTTGGTGGTCGAGCCGCATTCGAGGTCGATGGTGCCGTTCGCCATCAGCGGAATACGCGTCGCCGAGGTCACCGGGTTGAGCTTCACCTCGAGCTTGTCGAGCTTGAGCTCCTTCTTCACGGCGTCGACGATCTTGTAGCAGATGTCCATCGCGAAGCCGACCGGCTTCTGGTTGTCGTCGAGATAGGAGAACGGGATCGAAGAGTCGCGGAAGCCCAGCGTGATGGCGCCGGTGTCCTTGATGTTCTTCAGCGTGCCGGTCAGCTCCTCGGCCCCTGCCTGGCTGACGGCGAAGGTCGCGGCGAGCGCGAGCCCGATGCTACGGAAATGTCTCACTTTTTTGGTCCCCTTTCAGGATGATGCGGGCGGGATGCAAGCACAAATCGGCTTGGATTAGAATGTGACTTTCGACGGGATCGAAGCTCAGGTTAACGGGCGTGGCAATTCCCCGAGATCCCAGAACAGGCCGGCCATCACCGTCAAGGCCTCTTCCGTCAATGGCAGCAGGATGTGCTCATTGGGC encodes:
- a CDS encoding indolepyruvate ferredoxin oxidoreductase family protein; its protein translation is MDAISSLDAYELSDRYDREEGRVFLTGTQAIVRIALDQIRRDRASGFNTAGFISGYRGSPLGGIDLELWRIQERLKRDRIEFLPAVNEDLAATAVLGSQQVETQADRQVDGVFGLWYGKGPGVDRSGDALKHGNAYGSSPHGGVLVVAGDDHGCVSSSMPHQSDVAFMSWFMPTLHPASVSEYLEFGAYGYALSRFSGMWVGFKAISEIVESGASVALRSPRLFSTPDFTPPPGGLHYRWPDLPGPQIEERLEAKKHAVYAFAKANPIDRHIYDIPNATYGIVTTGKAHLDLMEALRLMGLDEAACRSIGIDIYKVGMVWPLALHDAMDFVKGKREILVVEEKRGIIESQFKEYFYDYPGSKPERMVGKHDETGARLISWIGELSPRALASVLARRLDPMFPGLNLTARAAALLPEAERTINVSGATRTPYFCSGCPHNSSTKVPEGSKALAGIGCHFMASWMDRETSSLIQMGGEGVNWAASSRFTGNKHIFQNLGEGTYYHSGSMAIRQAIAAKANITYKILFNDAVAMTGGQPVDGPVSVHAIAHSVRAEGVARIALVSDDPAQFLPADLPIGVTIHPREEMDAVQRELRDVSGVSVLIYQQTCATEKRRRRKRGQMADPKRFAYINDLVCEGCGDCSVESNCLSVEPKETPFGRKRKINLSACNKDFSCLNGFCPSFVTVEGATRRKKNASEIDATGRAATLPLPAPATLERPYDLLVTGVGGTGVITVGALIGMAAHLERCGVSVLDFTGFAQKFGPVLSYIRLASGPDALHQVRIDQGAADALIGCDLVVSSSAKASGTYRRGTRAAINTAEMPTGDVVRFRDADLASPARLRAIRQVIGNDNLDSINANELAERLLGDAVYANIIMLGFAWQRGLVPVSLQSLLRAIDLNGIAVERNKQAFAWGRIAAEDPDFLPGVAATPKAETLDQIINRRAEFLVAYQDEAYAARYRALVAKVRGAEVALNSETLTEAVARALFKLMAYKDEYEVARLHMQSGFRDELKREFEDGFSLRYHMAPPFLPSDRDARGRPRKRAFGQWIQMPLAVLARLKVLRGTPFDPFGTTAERRAERELIAWYEGIIAQMLVKLDKAHLPDLVAIAKAPMEIRGYGPVKDIAIAKVKPEVERLFAALTTPAPAKIHATG
- the iaaH gene encoding indoleacetamide hydrolase, whose translation is MDFDQTTLTQAAAELAAGKITSHALTSEALARAKAKTDLNAFVTLDEEGALKAAVAFDAQGAGAGNKPLGGVPIVIKDNIEVAGLPCTAGTPGLKSFIPSVDAPVVAKLRAAGAVIIGKTNMHELAFGISGYNTAFKTGAEFGVRNAYDRTLIAGGSSSGTGAAIGARIVAGGLGTDTGGSVRVPGALNGCASLRPTVGRYPQAGIAPISHTRDTAGPMAAIMADVALLDRVIAGGDAIMPTDLGQVRLGLVKSMLANLDTDTEAAFHAALTRLKAQGVIVVDIEMPELAALNGQVGFPVALFEAHDDMVAYLERTGTGVTIEAMVAQIASPDVKGTYEGLVLPRKLPAPDGSFVDAKPLYDHAINVARPALQTLYEQTFTSNRIDAVVFPTTPQVAIASNPESSSLENFGLFIQNTDPGSNAGIPGIQIPIGSGETSKLPIGLELDGPAGSDERLLAIGVALDGVFGRLPPPR
- a CDS encoding LysR family transcriptional regulator, which codes for MDRFTSLTAFVRVVESGGFSAAARRLNMSTTMVSNHVQALEDRLGVRLLNRTTRKVSLTEIGKAYYDRSTQILADLEQADDIAGALQSAPRGTLRIHTATHMVSFVAPVMVEFLTTYPEVKVDLRMGESNVDLIEDGFDLALRMVAPPDSSLIVRSLATWRHVLCCSHSYIEAHGRVQTLEELAGHNCVRHINYPFDEWRFFDRKGTPASVRISGNLITNSGEALREATLQGAGVSLAAGFLVSEDLDAGRLVRLLPEYRPVEMSMNAVYPHRHHLSAKVRTFIDMLVHHSAEQQKLINPYS
- a CDS encoding HlyD family secretion protein, translating into MSNAAYTTETTDKISLKPSRQAIKRAALGLALALGVAAAGDFGYNYLTTGRYLETTDDAYVKADSTIIAPKVSGYIARVLVGDNEKVRAGQVLARIDDRDFKAALGQARADVAAAEASVRNLDAQLELQQPIIAQSTADVAAADANLKFAQEERARYDELMKSGSGTIQRAQQTDAALRASNAQLQHAKSGLVAAQRKVDVLTTQRAQATAQLDRARAVADQAELNLSYTEITAPVDGTVGARSLRVGQFVQAGTQLMAVVPLDAVYVVANFKETQLTHVRAGQPVELHVDSFRNRTLHGHVDSLSPASGLEFALLPPDNATGNFTKIVQRVPVKIVLDDHSLTGLLRPGMSAVPTVDTKATVVAERETTKRVADNAPRPNGG